A window of the Lolium perenne isolate Kyuss_39 chromosome 7, Kyuss_2.0, whole genome shotgun sequence genome harbors these coding sequences:
- the LOC127312004 gene encoding BTB/POZ and MATH domain-containing protein 2, which produces METARKNITNVVRLEKLLTIDGYCATKTMGHGDCVRSSASIGGYDWEICIYPAMLPRAPDGTPWVAVKLAFLSETCPSILRANLSCRLVDSRGELRPSDAKSVSCIFNRSWIRRCLEMCSPFVNEDCSLPVRLMSRGDLAKSSFLRLDSFTVQCIITVLKEDLPAPAARVLAKDVRVSSPSLQQHLAELLHSGLGADVTFLVSGKTFAAHKHILAARSPVLMAEFFGHMKETSSPRVEIKDIDAVVFKPLLYFIYTDSVEESDRLESDRQYEALAILAQHLLAAADKYGLDRLKEICEGKLSDGITVDTAATTLALAEQHNCPQLKVKCVEFIVSTSEILNAVLATDGYKHLEASCPTVLPDLLKSARGRKS; this is translated from the coding sequence ATGGAAACTGCCAGGAAGAATATCACCAATGTTGTGCGCTTGGAGAAGCTGCTCACGATCGACGGCTACTGCGCCACCAAAACCATGGGCCACGGGGATTGCGTCAGGTCCAGTGCCAGCATTGGTGGGTATGATTGGGAGATCTGTATCTACCCTGCCATGTTGCCGCGTGCACCCGATGGCACTCCGTGGGTAGCAGTGAAGCTTGCGTTCCTCAGTGAGACCTGCCCGTCCATCCTGAGGGCGAATCTGTCCTGCCGCTTGGTTGATTCGAGAGGCGAGCTTCGACCGTCCGATGCAAAGAGCGTCTCATGTATATTCAACCGTTCCTGGATACGCCGCTGTCTCGAGATGTGCTCGCCTTTCGTCAATGAAGATTGCTCACTTCCGGTTCGTCTTATGTCGAGAGGCGACCTAGCAAAATCTAGTTTCCTCAGGCTTGATTCTTTTACCGTGCAATGCATCATTACGGTGCTCAAGGAGGATTTACCAGCACCAGCAGCAAGGGTCCTGGCTAAAGATGTGCGGGTGTCATCACCTAGCTTAcagcagcaccttgctgaactcctGCATAGTGGGCTGGGAGCGGATGTCACATTTCTTGTGTCTGGCAAGACTTTCGCTGCACACAAGCACATTCTCGCTGCAAGGTCCCCTGTACTCATGGCAGAGTTCTTTGGGCACATGAAAGAGACGAGCTCTCCACGTGTTGAAATCAAGGACATTGATGCTGTGGTGTTCAAGCCGTTGCTTTATTTCATCTATACTGACTCTGTGGAGGAATCTGATCGGCTGGAATCTGACCGGCAGTATGAGGCGTTGGCAATTTTGGCTCAGCATTTGCTTGCAGCGGCTGACAAGTATGGACTGGACAGGCTCAAGGAGATCTGTGAAGGCAAGCTCTCTGACGGCATCACTGTCGACACGGCAGCGACAACCCTGGCTTTAGCTGAACAGCACAATTGCCCTCAGCTCAAGGTGAAGTGTGTTGAGTTCATCGTTAGCACTTCTGAAATTCTTAATGCTGTCTTGGCAACCGATGGATATAAGCATTTGGAGGCAAGCTGTCCTACGGTGTTGCCTGATCTTCTCAAGTCTGCACGTGGGCGGAAGAGTTGA